The Mesorhizobium sp. B1-1-8 genome contains a region encoding:
- the mazG gene encoding nucleoside triphosphate pyrophosphohydrolase, which yields MKPSQDISRLIEIMAALRAPKTGCPWDIEQNFSTIAPYTIEEAYEVADAIARGDFDDLREELGDLLLQVVYHAQMAEEAGEFAFGDVVEAITTKMIRRHPHVFGDEKARSAGMAKGMWEKIKAAEKADKRNSRIARGLDPEDNGSGYLDSVPVALPALTRALKLQEKAARVGFDWSEAASILDKIEEEIGELREALANGDAAPIKDEFGDMLFAVVNLGRHLKLDAEAALSGTNDKFRSRFHYVERELVASGSSPEKATLDEMEALWQQAKSAK from the coding sequence ATGAAACCCTCGCAAGACATTTCCCGGCTGATCGAGATCATGGCGGCGCTGCGCGCGCCAAAGACCGGTTGTCCTTGGGATATCGAGCAGAATTTCTCGACCATCGCGCCCTACACGATCGAGGAAGCCTATGAGGTGGCGGACGCGATCGCGCGCGGCGATTTTGACGATCTGCGCGAGGAATTGGGAGACCTGCTGCTGCAGGTCGTCTACCATGCGCAGATGGCTGAAGAAGCCGGTGAATTCGCTTTCGGCGACGTCGTCGAGGCCATCACCACTAAGATGATCCGCCGCCACCCGCATGTCTTCGGCGACGAGAAAGCGCGCAGCGCCGGCATGGCCAAGGGCATGTGGGAGAAGATCAAGGCGGCGGAGAAGGCCGACAAGCGCAATTCCCGCATCGCGCGCGGTCTCGATCCTGAAGACAATGGCAGCGGCTATCTCGACAGCGTTCCGGTCGCCCTGCCCGCGCTGACGCGGGCGCTGAAACTGCAGGAGAAGGCGGCGCGCGTCGGCTTCGACTGGAGCGAGGCAGCGTCCATCCTCGACAAGATCGAGGAAGAGATCGGCGAATTGCGCGAGGCGCTTGCCAACGGCGATGCCGCGCCGATCAAGGACGAGTTCGGCGACATGCTGTTTGCCGTCGTCAATCTCGGCCGCCACCTGAAGCTTGATGCCGAAGCAGCGCTCAGCGGCACCAACGATAAATTCCGCTCGCGCTTCCATTATGTCGAGCGGGAACTCGTGGCTTCGGGCAGTTCGCCGGAAAAGGCGACGCTGGATGAGATGGAAGCGCTCTGGCAGCAGGCAAAAAGCGCGAAGTAA
- the hflX gene encoding GTPase HflX codes for MAREKDADRSVRGKSAHQLGPEAKDPTRAVVIVPVLTRQPRGEDDSSRPRLSRSADARHDEAVGLASAIDLDPVHTAVVTVADPRPATLLGSGKVAEFADIVKERRAELVIVDHPLTPVQQRNLEKELNAKVLDRTGLILEIFGERARTKEGTLQVELAHLNYQKGRLVRSWTHLERQRGGAGFLGGPGETQIESDRRILQDKITKLKHELETVRRTRDLHRAKRKKVPFPVVAIVGYTNAGKSTLFNRLTGAGVLAEDMLFATLDPTLRRVRLPHGTPIILSDTVGFISDLPTHLVAAFRATLEEVVEADLVLHLRDISDPDTAAQAEDVERILADLGVDATDDKRVIEVWNKIDLLDEGNRERLLADGAAAKAPPVAISAATGEGIEALKAIIETRMSGELEMMTVTLSPAQLGLVDWLYRNGDVTSRTDNEDGSVTLSLMATHSARQDIATRLHRKSKD; via the coding sequence TTGGCACGTGAGAAGGACGCGGACCGCAGCGTTCGCGGAAAATCAGCACATCAGCTCGGACCGGAAGCCAAGGATCCGACCCGGGCGGTGGTTATTGTGCCCGTGCTCACCCGCCAGCCGCGTGGCGAGGATGATTCGAGCCGGCCGCGGCTCAGCCGCTCGGCGGATGCCCGCCACGACGAAGCGGTCGGGCTTGCCAGCGCCATCGATCTCGATCCGGTCCACACGGCCGTCGTGACGGTCGCCGATCCGCGCCCGGCGACGCTGCTCGGCAGCGGCAAGGTGGCCGAATTCGCCGACATCGTGAAGGAGCGCCGCGCCGAACTGGTCATCGTCGACCATCCGCTGACGCCGGTGCAGCAGCGCAATCTCGAAAAGGAACTGAACGCCAAGGTGCTCGACCGCACCGGGCTGATCCTGGAGATCTTCGGCGAGCGGGCGCGGACCAAGGAAGGCACGCTGCAGGTCGAGCTTGCCCATCTCAACTACCAGAAGGGCCGGCTGGTGCGCAGCTGGACCCACCTTGAACGGCAGCGCGGCGGCGCCGGTTTCCTCGGCGGTCCCGGCGAAACCCAGATCGAATCGGATCGCCGCATCCTGCAGGACAAGATCACAAAGCTGAAGCATGAGCTGGAGACGGTCCGCCGCACCCGCGACCTGCACCGCGCCAAGCGCAAGAAGGTGCCGTTCCCGGTGGTGGCGATCGTCGGCTACACCAATGCCGGGAAATCGACGCTGTTCAACCGTTTGACCGGGGCAGGGGTGCTGGCCGAGGACATGCTGTTTGCCACGCTCGACCCGACGCTGCGCCGCGTGCGGTTGCCGCACGGCACGCCGATCATCCTGTCGGATACGGTCGGCTTCATCTCGGACCTGCCGACGCATCTGGTCGCGGCCTTCCGGGCGACGCTGGAGGAGGTGGTCGAAGCCGATCTCGTGCTGCATCTGCGCGATATCTCCGACCCTGACACGGCAGCGCAGGCCGAGGACGTGGAGCGCATCCTCGCCGATCTCGGCGTCGACGCGACCGACGACAAGCGTGTCATCGAGGTGTGGAACAAGATCGACCTGCTCGACGAAGGCAACCGGGAGCGGCTGCTTGCCGACGGCGCCGCCGCCAAGGCGCCGCCGGTAGCGATATCCGCGGCCACCGGCGAGGGCATCGAGGCGCTGAAGGCGATCATCGAGACGCGAATGTCGGGCGAACTGGAAATGATGACGGTGACGCTGAGCCCAGCGCAGCTCGGCCTCGTCGACTGGCTCTACCGCAATGGCGACGTCACTTCCCGGACCGACAATGAGGACGGAAGCGTCACCCTTTCGCTGATGGCCACGCACAGCGCAAGGCAGGACATCGCGACCAGATTGCACCGGAAAAGCAAAGACTAA
- the hfq gene encoding RNA chaperone Hfq has product MAERSQNLQDLFLNSVRKSKNPLTIFLINGVKLTGVVTSFDNFCVLLRRDGHSQLVYKHAISTIMPSQPVQMFDGEESQGA; this is encoded by the coding sequence ATGGCGGAACGATCGCAAAACCTTCAGGACCTGTTCCTGAATTCAGTTCGCAAGAGCAAAAATCCACTTACCATCTTCCTCATCAACGGCGTGAAGCTGACCGGCGTCGTCACTTCGTTCGACAATTTCTGTGTTTTGCTGCGCAGAGACGGCCATTCCCAGCTCGTCTACAAGCACGCCATTTCCACGATCATGCCGAGCCAGCCGGTTCAGATGTTCGATGGCGAGGAAAGCCAGGGCGCCTGA
- a CDS encoding D-amino-acid transaminase: protein MPRIAYVNGRYITHADATVHIEDRGYQFADGVYEVCEVARGYIVDMPRHLARLNRSLAELSIGWPVSRGVLPLLLREVVRRNHVVNGLVYVQVTRGVASRDFVFPAAGTRPSLVITARKADPAAAARRVETGIKVITVPENRWDRVDIKSVGLLPNVLAKQKAKEAGAQEAWFVDTDGTVKEGGSSNAWIITRDGVLVTRPAEHGILRGITRTTLFDVAAKLGLKIEERGFSVAEAKAAREAFISSATTIAMPVVEIDGAPIANGHPGSMTLSLRQAFFDIAEKSPA, encoded by the coding sequence ATGCCGCGCATTGCCTATGTCAACGGGCGCTACATCACTCATGCCGACGCCACCGTGCACATCGAGGATCGCGGTTACCAGTTCGCCGACGGCGTCTATGAAGTCTGCGAGGTGGCGCGCGGCTATATCGTCGACATGCCGCGCCATCTTGCCCGGCTGAACCGTTCGCTGGCCGAACTGTCGATCGGCTGGCCGGTCTCGCGCGGCGTGCTGCCGCTCTTGCTGCGCGAGGTCGTGCGCCGGAACCATGTCGTCAACGGCCTCGTCTACGTCCAGGTGACGCGCGGCGTCGCCAGCCGAGATTTCGTTTTCCCGGCCGCCGGCACCAGGCCGTCGCTGGTGATTACCGCCAGGAAGGCCGATCCGGCCGCGGCGGCCAGGCGGGTGGAGACCGGCATCAAGGTCATCACCGTGCCGGAGAATCGCTGGGACCGCGTCGACATCAAGAGCGTCGGGCTTTTGCCCAACGTGCTCGCCAAGCAGAAGGCCAAGGAGGCCGGCGCCCAGGAAGCCTGGTTCGTCGATACCGACGGCACGGTCAAGGAAGGAGGCTCGTCGAACGCCTGGATCATCACCAGGGACGGTGTCCTGGTGACGCGCCCGGCCGAGCACGGCATCCTGCGCGGCATCACCCGCACGACGCTGTTCGATGTCGCGGCCAAGCTTGGTTTGAAGATCGAGGAGCGCGGTTTTTCGGTCGCCGAAGCCAAGGCGGCGCGCGAGGCTTTCATCAGCTCCGCGACCACAATCGCCATGCCGGTGGTCGAAATCGACGGTGCGCCGATAGCCAATGGCCACCCCGGCTCCATGACACTTTCGTTGCGGCAGGCCTTTTTTGACATTGCGGAAAAAAGTCCAGCCTGA
- a CDS encoding sigma-54-dependent transcriptional regulator, translating into MASDILIVDDEEDIRELVAGILSDEGHETRTASDADSALAAIADRAPRLIFLDIWLQGSRLDGLALLDEIKTMHPNMPVVMISGHGNIETAVSAIRRGAYDFIEKPFKADRLILVAERALETSKLKREVSDLKLRSGETFDLIGMSSAMSQLRQTIERVAPTNSRVMIIGPSGSGKELTARAIHALSARKMGPFVTLSAATITPERMEIELFGTESNGTERKVGALEEAHRGILYIDEVADMPRETQNKILRVLVEQQFERVGGTKRVKVDVRIISSTSQNLEAMIADGRFREDLYHRLAVVPVMVPGLAERREDIPYLVDNFMKQIARQAGIRPRRIGDDALAVLQAHNWPGNVRQLRNNVERLMILARGGEADAPITADLLPSEIGDVMPRTPNQSDQHIMALPLREAREQFEKDYLIAQINRFGGNISKTAEFIGMERSALHRKLKSLGV; encoded by the coding sequence ATGGCGTCTGACATTCTCATCGTCGATGACGAGGAAGACATCCGCGAACTCGTCGCCGGTATCCTAAGCGACGAAGGTCACGAAACCCGCACGGCATCCGATGCCGACAGCGCGCTGGCAGCAATTGCCGATCGTGCGCCGCGGCTGATTTTCCTCGATATCTGGCTGCAGGGTTCGCGCCTCGACGGCCTGGCGCTGCTCGACGAGATCAAGACGATGCATCCGAACATGCCGGTGGTGATGATCTCCGGCCATGGCAACATCGAAACGGCGGTATCGGCGATCCGGCGCGGCGCCTATGATTTCATCGAGAAGCCGTTCAAGGCCGATCGCCTCATCCTGGTCGCCGAACGCGCGCTGGAAACGTCCAAGCTCAAGCGCGAGGTCTCCGACCTTAAGCTGCGCAGCGGCGAGACCTTCGACCTGATCGGCATGTCGTCGGCGATGAGCCAGTTGCGGCAGACCATCGAGCGTGTCGCGCCGACCAACAGCCGCGTCATGATCATCGGTCCCTCCGGTTCCGGCAAGGAACTGACGGCGCGCGCCATCCATGCGCTGTCGGCGCGCAAAATGGGACCGTTTGTGACGCTGAGTGCTGCCACGATCACGCCCGAGCGCATGGAGATCGAGCTGTTCGGCACCGAATCGAACGGCACCGAGCGCAAGGTCGGCGCGCTGGAAGAGGCGCATCGCGGCATCCTCTACATCGACGAAGTCGCCGACATGCCGCGCGAGACACAAAACAAGATCCTGCGCGTGCTGGTCGAGCAGCAGTTCGAGCGGGTAGGGGGCACCAAGCGGGTCAAGGTCGACGTCCGCATCATCTCGTCCACCTCGCAGAACCTGGAGGCGATGATCGCCGACGGCCGCTTCCGCGAGGACCTCTACCATCGCCTGGCGGTGGTTCCGGTCATGGTGCCGGGGCTGGCCGAGCGGCGCGAGGACATCCCCTACCTCGTCGACAATTTCATGAAACAGATCGCCCGCCAGGCCGGCATCAGGCCGCGCCGCATCGGTGACGACGCGCTCGCCGTGCTGCAGGCCCACAACTGGCCCGGCAACGTGCGCCAGCTGCGCAACAATGTCGAACGGCTGATGATCCTGGCGCGCGGCGGCGAGGCCGATGCTCCGATCACCGCGGACCTGCTGCCGTCCGAGATCGGCGACGTCATGCCACGCACGCCCAACCAGTCGGACCAGCACATCATGGCGCTGCCGCTGCGCGAGGCGCGAGAACAATTCGAGAAGGACTATCTGATCGCCCAGATCAATCGTTTTGGCGGCAACATCTCGAAGACGGCGGAGTTCATCGGCATGGAACGATCCGCCCTGCACCGCAAGCTGAAGTCGCTGGGCGTGTAG
- a CDS encoding sensor histidine kinase NtrY-like, with protein sequence MAAQAPTLNQPLFSRPGVRDGRRLLALPGVVAIAGAMITAAISFAILVGATPIAPTADTTWALIALNAVFVLFLIALVGREVHRIVMARRHGKAASRLHVRIVAMFALVAAIPAIMVAIIASITLDIGLDRWFEIRTKTIVNSSLSIADAYVQENARNLQGTTLSMAYDLDASRTLYGLDRTGFLDLMNKEAVGRSLAHAALIKPDGSFVMSAKTDADFAMPEPPPGAVESAADGKPVLIEPRTRNIMGAIVKLREIDGLYLYTIRLVDPEVIRARQIVRSNTDEYRNLEDNRRTSQVAFALPYLSLTLIIILSAIWTGIAVADRLVRPIRQLIGAADEVATGNLDVAVPVRPSDGDVASLGDTFNNMILELKSQRNELLSAKDLIDERRRFSEAVLAGVTAGVIGVDPYGIVTIVNRSAETMLAISASAALGQNLSTVLPHVGRVFEIGRQSGRPVYREQVTFFRAGMERTFNVQITIEAGDDGSEEKSYVVTVDDITDLVQAQRSSAWADVARRIAHEIKNPLTPIQLSAERIKRRYGKVITEDREVFDQCTDTIIRQVEDIGRMVDEFSAFARMPKPEMKVIDLRESLREASFLVEVSRSDIAFERDFGAEPLKGTFDSRLMAQAFGNVIKNAAEAIDGLDAKDHPDGTIRIQAGRQDGAIRIDVIDNGKGLPRENRQRLLEPYMTTREKGTGLGLAIVKKIVEDHGGRLELHDAPPDFHGGRGAMISIILPPAAVIAAPPRGEGRNEHERETEKVGNGV encoded by the coding sequence ATGGCTGCGCAGGCTCCAACACTGAACCAACCGCTTTTCAGCCGGCCCGGCGTGCGCGACGGCCGGCGGCTGCTAGCGCTGCCGGGTGTGGTCGCCATCGCAGGCGCCATGATCACGGCTGCGATCTCGTTTGCGATCCTGGTCGGCGCGACGCCGATCGCGCCGACCGCCGATACGACCTGGGCGCTGATTGCGCTCAATGCCGTCTTCGTCCTGTTCCTGATCGCGCTGGTCGGCCGCGAGGTGCACCGCATCGTCATGGCGCGCCGGCACGGCAAGGCAGCCTCGCGGTTGCATGTGCGCATCGTGGCGATGTTCGCGCTTGTTGCCGCCATTCCCGCGATCATGGTGGCGATCATCGCCTCGATCACGCTCGATATCGGCCTCGACCGCTGGTTCGAGATCCGCACCAAGACGATCGTCAATTCGTCGCTGTCGATCGCCGATGCCTATGTCCAGGAAAATGCGCGCAACCTGCAGGGCACGACGCTGTCGATGGCTTATGACCTCGACGCTTCGCGCACCCTCTACGGCCTCGACCGGACCGGCTTCCTCGACCTCATGAACAAGGAAGCCGTCGGCCGTTCGCTGGCGCACGCCGCGCTGATCAAGCCCGACGGCTCTTTCGTCATGAGCGCCAAGACCGACGCCGATTTCGCCATGCCGGAGCCGCCGCCGGGCGCGGTCGAATCCGCCGCCGACGGCAAGCCGGTGCTGATCGAGCCGCGCACCCGCAACATCATGGGCGCCATCGTCAAGCTGCGCGAGATCGACGGCCTTTACCTTTACACGATCCGCCTGGTCGACCCCGAGGTGATCAGGGCGCGTCAGATCGTCAGGTCCAACACCGATGAGTATCGTAACCTCGAAGACAATCGCCGCACCTCCCAGGTGGCCTTCGCGCTGCCCTATCTGTCCCTGACGCTGATCATCATCCTGTCGGCGATCTGGACCGGCATTGCGGTCGCCGACCGGCTTGTGCGGCCGATCCGCCAGTTGATCGGCGCCGCCGACGAAGTGGCGACCGGCAATCTCGATGTCGCCGTGCCGGTCAGACCGTCCGACGGCGACGTCGCCTCGCTCGGCGATACGTTCAACAACATGATCCTCGAGCTCAAATCGCAGCGCAACGAGCTTTTGTCGGCCAAGGATCTGATAGACGAGCGGCGACGCTTCTCCGAAGCAGTGCTGGCCGGCGTCACTGCCGGCGTCATCGGCGTCGATCCCTACGGCATCGTCACCATCGTCAACCGCTCCGCCGAAACCATGCTGGCGATTTCGGCCAGCGCCGCGCTCGGCCAGAACCTCTCGACGGTGCTGCCGCATGTCGGCCGCGTCTTCGAGATCGGCCGCCAGTCCGGCAGGCCTGTCTATCGCGAGCAGGTGACCTTCTTCCGCGCCGGCATGGAGCGGACCTTCAACGTCCAGATCACCATCGAGGCCGGCGATGACGGCTCGGAAGAAAAATCCTACGTCGTCACCGTCGACGACATCACCGATCTCGTCCAGGCGCAGCGCTCCTCGGCCTGGGCGGACGTCGCCCGGCGCATCGCGCATGAGATCAAGAATCCGCTGACGCCGATCCAGCTGTCGGCCGAGCGCATCAAGCGCCGCTACGGCAAGGTCATCACCGAGGACCGCGAGGTCTTCGACCAGTGCACCGACACGATCATTCGCCAGGTCGAGGACATCGGCCGCATGGTCGACGAGTTCTCGGCCTTTGCCCGCATGCCGAAGCCGGAGATGAAAGTCATCGACCTGCGCGAATCGTTGCGCGAAGCCTCATTCCTGGTCGAGGTGAGCCGCTCCGATATCGCCTTCGAGCGCGATTTCGGTGCAGAGCCGCTGAAGGGCACGTTCGACAGCCGCCTGATGGCGCAGGCATTCGGCAATGTCATCAAGAACGCCGCCGAGGCCATTGACGGACTTGATGCAAAGGATCACCCGGACGGCACAATCCGGATTCAAGCCGGCCGCCAAGATGGCGCCATAAGAATCGACGTTATCGACAATGGCAAGGGGCTGCCGCGCGAGAATCGGCAGAGGCTGCTCGAGCCCTATATGACGACGCGCGAAAAAGGTACCGGCCTTGGCCTCGCTATCGTCAAGAAGATCGTGGAGGACCATGGCGGTCGGCTCGAATTGCACGACGCGCCGCCGGATTTCCACGGCGGCCGGGGCGCGATGATCTCGATCATCCTGCCGCCGGCAGCGGTCATTGCCGCGCCGCCACGCGGCGAAGGCCGCAACGAACACGAACGAGAAACTGAAAAGGTCGGTAATGGCGTCTGA
- the ntrC gene encoding nitrogen regulation protein NR(I) produces the protein MTARGNILVADDDAAIRTVLNQALSRVGHEVRVTSNASTLWRWVAAGEGDLVITDVVMPDENAFDMLPRIKKARPELPVIVMSAQNTFMTAIRASETGAYEYLPKPFDLTELLNIVNRALAEPKRPKLESRAEEQPETMPLVGRSAAMQDIYRMLARMMQTDLTVMISGESGTGKELVARALHEYGRRRGGPFVAINMAAIPRDLIESELFGHEKGAFTGAQNRSTGRFEQAEGGTLFLDEIGDMPMEAQTRLLRVLQQGEYTTVGGRTPIKTDVRIVAATNKDLRTLINQGLFREDLFYRLNVVPLRLPALRERSEDVPDLVRHFFKQGASEGLQTKRISTGGIELMKRYPWPGNVRELENLVRRLAALYSQDEISAEIIEAELKTGERPVVPGAGPLIPDDLAIGQAVEHFLQRYFASFAGELPPSGLYQRILAEVEYPLVLASMTATRGNQIKAAELLGLNRNTLRKKIRELGVNVYKSSRQP, from the coding sequence ATGACCGCTCGCGGCAATATTCTGGTCGCCGACGACGATGCGGCGATCCGCACCGTGCTCAACCAGGCGCTGTCGCGCGTCGGCCATGAGGTGCGCGTCACCTCGAACGCTTCGACATTGTGGCGGTGGGTGGCGGCCGGCGAGGGCGACCTTGTCATCACCGACGTGGTGATGCCGGACGAGAACGCCTTCGACATGCTGCCGCGCATCAAGAAGGCGCGGCCGGAACTGCCGGTCATCGTCATGAGCGCCCAGAACACCTTCATGACGGCGATCCGCGCCTCCGAGACCGGCGCCTACGAGTACCTGCCGAAGCCGTTCGACCTCACCGAGCTGCTCAACATCGTCAACCGCGCGCTGGCCGAGCCGAAACGGCCGAAGCTAGAGTCGCGCGCAGAAGAGCAGCCGGAGACGATGCCGCTGGTCGGCCGCTCGGCAGCCATGCAGGACATCTACCGCATGCTGGCGCGCATGATGCAGACCGACCTGACGGTGATGATTTCGGGCGAGTCGGGGACCGGCAAGGAGCTGGTGGCGCGCGCGTTGCACGAATATGGCCGCCGGCGAGGCGGCCCGTTCGTGGCCATCAACATGGCAGCGATTCCGCGCGACCTGATCGAATCGGAACTGTTCGGTCATGAGAAGGGCGCCTTCACCGGGGCGCAAAACCGCTCCACCGGTCGCTTCGAGCAGGCCGAGGGCGGCACGCTGTTCCTCGACGAGATCGGCGACATGCCGATGGAGGCGCAGACCCGCCTGCTGCGCGTATTGCAGCAGGGCGAATACACCACGGTCGGCGGCCGCACGCCGATCAAAACCGACGTGCGCATCGTGGCCGCCACCAACAAGGATCTGCGGACGCTGATCAACCAGGGCCTGTTCCGCGAGGATCTGTTCTATCGCCTGAATGTCGTGCCGCTGCGGCTGCCGGCGCTGCGTGAACGCTCCGAGGATGTCCCGGATCTGGTGCGGCACTTCTTCAAGCAGGGCGCCAGCGAGGGCCTGCAGACCAAGCGCATTTCGACGGGCGGCATCGAGCTGATGAAGCGCTACCCCTGGCCCGGCAATGTGCGCGAGCTGGAAAACCTGGTGCGCAGGCTGGCCGCCCTTTATTCGCAGGACGAGATCTCGGCCGAGATCATCGAGGCCGAGTTGAAGACCGGCGAAAGGCCGGTCGTGCCGGGCGCCGGCCCGCTCATTCCGGACGATCTGGCGATCGGCCAGGCGGTCGAGCATTTCCTGCAGCGTTATTTCGCGTCCTTCGCCGGCGAATTGCCGCCGTCCGGCCTTTACCAGCGCATCCTCGCCGAGGTCGAGTACCCGCTGGTGCTGGCCTCGATGACCGCGACGCGCGGCAACCAGATCAAGGCCGCCGAGCTCCTGGGCCTCAATCGCAATACGTTGCGCAAGAAGATCCGCGAACTCGGCGTCAACGTCTACAAATCCTCCAGGCAGCCATAG
- a CDS encoding two-component system sensor histidine kinase NtrB, whose translation MKANVPQPVKMADAANIVLNTIRRPVIMVDPDGFITFANADAEDFFRSSATMLARNTLSKLVPFGSPLLTLVDQVRERRAPVNEYRVDVSSPRLGIEKMVDLYVAPVPEFPGSVVVMFQERSMADKIDRQMTHRGAARSVTGLAAMLAHEIKNPLSGIRGAAQLLELSASDEDRALTRLITDETDRIVSLVDRMEVFSDERPIERYPVNIHVVLDHVKAIAKNGFAKRTKILEEYDPSLPPVYANRDQLIQVFLNLVKNAAEAIGADPQGEIMLSTAFRPGIRVSVPGTQDRVSLPLEFCVHDNGPGVSEDILPILFDPFITTKPNGSGLGLALVAKIVGEHGGIIECDSTPRGTTFRILMPAWKAIAHGADDEAEGDRK comes from the coding sequence ATGAAGGCCAACGTCCCGCAGCCGGTCAAGATGGCGGATGCCGCCAATATCGTGCTCAACACCATCCGCCGGCCGGTGATCATGGTCGATCCCGACGGCTTCATCACCTTCGCAAATGCGGACGCCGAGGATTTCTTCCGTTCCAGCGCCACCATGCTTGCCCGCAACACGCTGTCCAAGCTGGTGCCGTTCGGCAGCCCGCTGCTGACCCTGGTCGACCAGGTGCGCGAGCGCCGCGCGCCGGTCAACGAATACCGTGTCGACGTCTCCTCGCCGCGCCTCGGCATCGAGAAGATGGTCGATCTCTACGTCGCGCCGGTGCCGGAGTTCCCGGGCTCGGTTGTGGTGATGTTCCAGGAACGGTCGATGGCCGACAAGATCGACCGCCAGATGACGCATCGCGGCGCTGCCCGCTCGGTCACCGGCCTGGCGGCGATGCTGGCGCATGAGATCAAGAACCCGCTGTCCGGCATCCGCGGTGCCGCCCAGTTGCTCGAGCTTTCGGCCTCCGATGAGGATCGCGCGCTCACCCGGCTGATCACCGACGAGACCGACCGCATCGTCTCGCTGGTCGACCGCATGGAGGTGTTTTCGGATGAGCGGCCGATCGAGCGCTATCCCGTCAACATCCACGTCGTGCTCGATCATGTGAAGGCGATCGCCAAAAACGGTTTTGCCAAGCGGACCAAGATCCTGGAGGAATATGATCCATCGCTTCCTCCGGTCTATGCCAACCGCGACCAGCTGATCCAGGTGTTCCTCAATCTGGTCAAGAATGCCGCCGAGGCGATCGGCGCCGATCCGCAGGGCGAGATCATGTTGTCGACCGCCTTCCGGCCGGGCATCCGCGTATCGGTGCCTGGGACGCAGGACCGCGTCTCGCTGCCGCTGGAATTCTGCGTGCACGACAATGGCCCCGGCGTTTCCGAGGACATCCTGCCGATCCTGTTCGATCCCTTCATCACCACCAAGCCGAACGGCTCGGGACTGGGCCTGGCGCTGGTGGCCAAGATCGTCGGCGAGCATGGCGGCATCATCGAATGCGATTCGACGCCGCGCGGAACCACCTTCCGCATCCTCATGCCGGCCTGGAAGGCGATCGCGCACGGTGCCGACGACGAAGCTGAAGGAGACCGCAAATGA
- the dusB gene encoding tRNA dihydrouridine synthase DusB gives MPELTKLALPLDIGGVRIRNRVFLAPMSGITDEPFRQRAHAHGAGLVVSEMVASGELARGRAGCGLRIRHSGLPVHMIQLAGREAAHMAEGARIAAGEGADIIDINMGCPAKKVTGGYAGSALMRDLDHALSLIEAVVGAVAVPVTVKMRLGWDESALNAPMLARRAEQAGVRMVTVHGRTRCQFYQGKADWRAIARVKEAVSIPVVANGDVGSPQEAATILEQSGADAVMIGRAHYGAPWAAGDIAAAAAGASAHGIPDTPQALADYIAAHHEDMLSLDGVESGLRQARKHLGWYLDRHAPGVSPEQRKRILTSFDPAGVIAGLREAVADGAIPNGLRSAA, from the coding sequence ATGCCTGAACTGACGAAATTGGCTTTGCCGCTCGACATTGGCGGCGTGAGGATACGCAACCGCGTGTTCCTCGCGCCGATGTCCGGCATCACCGACGAGCCCTTCCGGCAGCGCGCCCACGCGCATGGCGCCGGGCTGGTCGTGTCGGAAATGGTGGCGAGCGGCGAACTGGCCAGGGGCAGGGCAGGCTGTGGCCTGCGCATCCGTCACTCGGGGCTGCCCGTCCATATGATCCAGCTTGCCGGCCGCGAGGCGGCGCATATGGCCGAAGGCGCGCGCATCGCGGCAGGCGAGGGCGCCGACATCATCGACATCAACATGGGCTGCCCGGCCAAGAAGGTAACGGGCGGCTATGCCGGCTCGGCGCTGATGCGCGATCTCGACCATGCGCTGTCGCTGATCGAGGCCGTGGTCGGCGCCGTAGCGGTGCCGGTGACGGTCAAGATGCGGCTCGGCTGGGACGAAAGCGCGCTCAACGCCCCGATGCTGGCGCGCCGCGCCGAGCAGGCCGGCGTGCGCATGGTGACGGTGCACGGCCGCACGCGCTGTCAGTTCTACCAGGGCAAGGCCGACTGGCGCGCCATCGCGCGCGTCAAGGAAGCGGTCTCGATCCCCGTGGTGGCCAATGGTGACGTCGGCTCTCCGCAAGAGGCGGCGACGATCCTTGAGCAGTCGGGCGCCGACGCGGTGATGATCGGCCGCGCTCATTACGGCGCGCCATGGGCCGCCGGCGATATCGCGGCGGCAGCCGCCGGCGCATCAGCACATGGCATCCCTGACACCCCGCAAGCGCTCGCCGACTATATCGCCGCCCATCACGAGGACATGCTTTCGCTCGACGGCGTCGAGAGCGGCCTGCGGCAGGCGCGCAAGCATCTCGGCTGGTATCTCGATCGCCATGCGCCCGGCGTTTCGCCAGAACAGCGCAAGCGCATTCTGACCTCTTTCGACCCGGCCGGGGTCATCGCCGGACTGCGCGAGGCAGTCGCCGATGGGGCGATTCCGAACGGCTTGCGGAGCGCGGCATGA